From one Salmo salar chromosome ssa09, Ssal_v3.1, whole genome shotgun sequence genomic stretch:
- the LOC106610857 gene encoding zinc finger and BTB domain-containing protein 18.2 isoform X1, which produces MGSAKTNDQLIGLLLVTGEKGYEGRMEFPDHSHQLLQCLSQQRHQGFLCDCTVLVGEARFKAHRAVLASCSMYFHLFYRDQPDKRDVVHLSSDIVTAPAFSLLLEFMYEGKLEFNTLPVEDVLAAASYLHMYDIVKVCKSKLKDKELSTLDEKVTEGITQENSSESELHSKQPGPGRRQTRTQQPHQRAPPGEEFDMDNSKVRLAVTDCDRSAQSRQKANGHPGRSPDLVGVNYVSAEAEPCVQTAGKTKADVSSSTVLLSQRSRASDDMDCALDLSFKPLSSRDPLHPSYVSGQLALDSQQQGTEPLVKDEHDLLSEQEDSESMSPESQRFGNSARSSVVTGFTALFPGNNGSTAALLSQEEDLMEEGESCGGRESTRGREGEERRGRLLGDSEEEDDPASSDISTSSGVLLPPGQQVCVCPLCSKVFPSPHVLQLHLSSHFREKDGARSKLSPDGSVPTCSQCGKTFSCMYTLKRHERTHSGEKPYTCGQCGKSFQYSHNLSRHAVVHTREKPHACKWCERRFTQSGDLYRHIRKFHCGLVKTLAIG; this is translated from the exons ATGGGAAGCGCAAAAACTAATGATCAACTAATCGGACTGCTGTTGGTTACTGGAGAGAAAG GTTATGAAGGAAGAATGGAGTTCCCAGACCATAGCCATCAGTTGCTGCAGTGCCTGAGTCAGCAGCGTCACCAAGGTTTCCTCTGTGACTGCACTGTTCTTGTTGGGGAGGCGCGATTCAAAGCACACAGAGCCGTGTTGGCCTCATGCAGCATGTACTTCCATCTCTTCTACAGGGACCAGCCAGACAAAAGGGACGTTGTGCATCTGAGCAGTGACATTGTGACAGCCCCGGCTTTCAGTCTGCTCCTTGAGTTTATGTATGAGGGGAAGCTGGAATTCAACACTCTGCCAGTGGAGGATGTCCTGGCTGCGGCCAGTTACCTTCACATGTATGATATAGTGAAAGTGTGCAAAAGCAAGCTGAAAGATAAGGAACTATCCACCCTGGATGAGAAGGTTACTGAGGGGATAACACAGGAGAACTCCTCAGAAAGCGAGCTGCACAGCAAGCAGCCAGGGCCAGGCCGGCGACAGACACGGACACAGCAGCCGCACCAGAGAGCCCCCCCGGGAGAGGAGTTTGACATGGACAACAGCAAAGTCAGGCTGGCTGTCACAGATTGTGATAGGTCTGCACAGAGCAGGCAGAAGGCAAATGGTCACCCTGGCAGGTCCCCGGACCTTGTAGGTGTCAATTATGTGTCAGCAGAGGCCGAGCCCTGCGTCCAAACAGCTGGAAAAACAAAAGCTGATGTCAGTAGTTCCACAGTATTGTTGTCCCAGAGGTCCCGGGCTTCAGATGACATGGACTGCGCTCTGGATTTGTCTTTCAAGCCACTGTCTAGCAGAGATCCCTTACACCCCTCCTACGTCTCAGGACAGCTGGCCCTCGACAGCCAGCAGCAGGGCACTGAGCCACTTGTTAAAGACGAACACGACTTGCTGTCAGAGCAGGAGGACAGTGAGTCGATGAGCCCGGAGAGCCAGCGCTTTGGGAATAGTGCCAGGAGCTCAGTGGTGACAGGGTTCACTGCCCTCTTCCCAGGCAACAACGGCTCCACGGCGGCCCTGCTCTCCCAGGAGGAAGACctgatggaggagggggagagctgTGGGGGAAGGGAGAGCACGAGAGGCAGAGAGGGcgaggaaaggagggggaggcTGCTGGGGGACAGCGAGGAGGAGGATGACCCGGCCTCCTCGGACATCTCCACTTCCAGTGGGGTGCTCCTGCCCCCGGggcaacaggtgtgtgtgtgcccactCTGCAGCAAAGTGTTCCCCAGTCCCCATGTGCTCCAACTGCACCTCAGCTCGCACTTCCGCGAGAAGGACGGGGCTCGCTCCAAGCTCTCCCCCGACGGCTCTGTTCCCACCTGCTCACAGTGTGGCAAGACCTTCTCCTGCATGTACACCCTGAAGCGGCATGAGCGCACACACTCTGGCGAGAAGCCGTACACCTGTGGCCAGTGCGGCAAGAGCTTCCAGTACTCTCATAACTTGAGCCGGCATGCCGTGGTTCACACACGTGAGAAGCCTCATGCCTGCAAGTGGTGTGAGCGGCGCTTCACCCAGTCTGGGGACCTGTACCGCCACATCCGGAAGTTCCACTGTGGCCTTGTCAAGACCCTCGCCATTGGATAA
- the LOC106610857 gene encoding zinc finger and BTB domain-containing protein 18.2 isoform X2 has protein sequence MEFPDHSHQLLQCLSQQRHQGFLCDCTVLVGEARFKAHRAVLASCSMYFHLFYRDQPDKRDVVHLSSDIVTAPAFSLLLEFMYEGKLEFNTLPVEDVLAAASYLHMYDIVKVCKSKLKDKELSTLDEKVTEGITQENSSESELHSKQPGPGRRQTRTQQPHQRAPPGEEFDMDNSKVRLAVTDCDRSAQSRQKANGHPGRSPDLVGVNYVSAEAEPCVQTAGKTKADVSSSTVLLSQRSRASDDMDCALDLSFKPLSSRDPLHPSYVSGQLALDSQQQGTEPLVKDEHDLLSEQEDSESMSPESQRFGNSARSSVVTGFTALFPGNNGSTAALLSQEEDLMEEGESCGGRESTRGREGEERRGRLLGDSEEEDDPASSDISTSSGVLLPPGQQVCVCPLCSKVFPSPHVLQLHLSSHFREKDGARSKLSPDGSVPTCSQCGKTFSCMYTLKRHERTHSGEKPYTCGQCGKSFQYSHNLSRHAVVHTREKPHACKWCERRFTQSGDLYRHIRKFHCGLVKTLAIG, from the coding sequence ATGGAGTTCCCAGACCATAGCCATCAGTTGCTGCAGTGCCTGAGTCAGCAGCGTCACCAAGGTTTCCTCTGTGACTGCACTGTTCTTGTTGGGGAGGCGCGATTCAAAGCACACAGAGCCGTGTTGGCCTCATGCAGCATGTACTTCCATCTCTTCTACAGGGACCAGCCAGACAAAAGGGACGTTGTGCATCTGAGCAGTGACATTGTGACAGCCCCGGCTTTCAGTCTGCTCCTTGAGTTTATGTATGAGGGGAAGCTGGAATTCAACACTCTGCCAGTGGAGGATGTCCTGGCTGCGGCCAGTTACCTTCACATGTATGATATAGTGAAAGTGTGCAAAAGCAAGCTGAAAGATAAGGAACTATCCACCCTGGATGAGAAGGTTACTGAGGGGATAACACAGGAGAACTCCTCAGAAAGCGAGCTGCACAGCAAGCAGCCAGGGCCAGGCCGGCGACAGACACGGACACAGCAGCCGCACCAGAGAGCCCCCCCGGGAGAGGAGTTTGACATGGACAACAGCAAAGTCAGGCTGGCTGTCACAGATTGTGATAGGTCTGCACAGAGCAGGCAGAAGGCAAATGGTCACCCTGGCAGGTCCCCGGACCTTGTAGGTGTCAATTATGTGTCAGCAGAGGCCGAGCCCTGCGTCCAAACAGCTGGAAAAACAAAAGCTGATGTCAGTAGTTCCACAGTATTGTTGTCCCAGAGGTCCCGGGCTTCAGATGACATGGACTGCGCTCTGGATTTGTCTTTCAAGCCACTGTCTAGCAGAGATCCCTTACACCCCTCCTACGTCTCAGGACAGCTGGCCCTCGACAGCCAGCAGCAGGGCACTGAGCCACTTGTTAAAGACGAACACGACTTGCTGTCAGAGCAGGAGGACAGTGAGTCGATGAGCCCGGAGAGCCAGCGCTTTGGGAATAGTGCCAGGAGCTCAGTGGTGACAGGGTTCACTGCCCTCTTCCCAGGCAACAACGGCTCCACGGCGGCCCTGCTCTCCCAGGAGGAAGACctgatggaggagggggagagctgTGGGGGAAGGGAGAGCACGAGAGGCAGAGAGGGcgaggaaaggagggggaggcTGCTGGGGGACAGCGAGGAGGAGGATGACCCGGCCTCCTCGGACATCTCCACTTCCAGTGGGGTGCTCCTGCCCCCGGggcaacaggtgtgtgtgtgcccactCTGCAGCAAAGTGTTCCCCAGTCCCCATGTGCTCCAACTGCACCTCAGCTCGCACTTCCGCGAGAAGGACGGGGCTCGCTCCAAGCTCTCCCCCGACGGCTCTGTTCCCACCTGCTCACAGTGTGGCAAGACCTTCTCCTGCATGTACACCCTGAAGCGGCATGAGCGCACACACTCTGGCGAGAAGCCGTACACCTGTGGCCAGTGCGGCAAGAGCTTCCAGTACTCTCATAACTTGAGCCGGCATGCCGTGGTTCACACACGTGAGAAGCCTCATGCCTGCAAGTGGTGTGAGCGGCGCTTCACCCAGTCTGGGGACCTGTACCGCCACATCCGGAAGTTCCACTGTGGCCTTGTCAAGACCCTCGCCATTGGATAA
- the LOC106610856 gene encoding sterile alpha motif domain-containing protein 1, whose protein sequence is MGTSIDKKSTVLCWFQRGAVCVRRPRGPGGSAPSVTAQPAPPASSSAPTAPAPVALSAPSLITVASMSKYCAAAAHPSQQHHMEKI, encoded by the exons ATGGGGACAAGTATAGACAAGAAATCTACG GTGCTGTGCTGGTTTCAAAGGGGTGCTGTGTGTGTCAGAAGGCCCAGAGGACCAGGAGGCAGTGCTCCCAGTGTGACCGCCCAGCCTGCCCCTCCTGCATCCAGCAGTGCTCCAACTGCTCCAGCCCCTGTTGCTCTGTCTGCACCGTCATTGA TTACTGTGGCCAGTATGAGCAAGTACTGTGCTGCGGCTGCTCATCCTAGTCAACAACATCACATGGAGAAAATTTAA